The genomic window GCCACAAGCTCCGTCTCCCCATGCCGTTTGGCGAGATAGGCGGCCTGCTCGTAGTATCCCCCTTGTCGACACATGACAATGGCCGTGTCCAGGTCAAACTTCAAGTCTCCTGGTGACCTGATAAATTTTTCTAGCTTGGCAATGTCCTTTAACTTTGCGTAACAATTCAGGAGCAATGTTGTGTGGTCAGCCGTAGCTTTTCTGTGCTCGTGTAATTGTTCAAGGTACTGAATGAGATTATGTATTCGTTGGGTATCAAGAAACTGTCCGGTCAGCACGTTcacgtcttttttttcacgTTCAATTCATTCGCaggcaaaaacaaaacataCTTTGCGAATAACCTGCGATGGCTCAGTGGTATCGATAGCCCGAATATACTGCATCATGGCTCCGTCGTAATCAGCCTTTTGATATAAATGATCACCAAACTTGCGATAAATGATGCTCTGCTGCTGACTATCCATTCCGGAGCCTTGTGCAAGCTCAATAGCAAGAGGAAACATGTTGCGTTGGTACAGCATCTCTAACCTCTGCTGCAACGGCTTTTCATGATACCGATAAATCTGCAAAACATCAGCCATGGACACGGGATCATGCAGTGCGGTACAGGCTCACCTTGCCCTCCTCCGACATAGTATACAAGTCTCCCCAAACATCAAAGATGAACCTCACAGGGGACATGATTGTTTCGGAGTGCGCAATGACTCGCAGATCTGGCTCCAGCAGAACAAACATTGTAGCGTTAAACAAGTCGTCGTTACCGCCGCCCCCGAATCGCCGTCGCATACTATCCGGATCCCGTCCATTGACCCCCGTCGGCAAACACTTGAGCGCCACGTAATTCTCATACATGGCAATCAAGGTCTTGGGAGCTTCATACGCCTTTGGCGGCCCTCGACCATCCAACGAATATGTGTAGATGGCATCATccctcgccaccaccacatcgCCCGTCTCTTTATCCAACGTCATGCACCCCCACGCACAGCCGCTATCCTCCACAGTCTTGGGAGGAAGCCCCTGACCCTTCCTAGACAACCCCAACTTGACTATCCGCGTAGTCGTGGAGATGAACAACGTCGTTAGCTTCTCGTCCGTCGCAAGCTGCACACCGGTGACTGGTTCCTCAGACTCAAACACTATGCGCTGCTTGGTGCCAAGGTCATGGATGAGATCGCCCCGAATAACCGTCACAGCACCGTTACCAAAACCGACCGCAATCTGGGACAGGTCGTCGGAGGCAGCAAAAGCTGAAATCGGAAATTGCCGTCGGCCGTTATTTATGGTCAGGGTGCTCAGACAGGTTGGCATGTTGGTCTTTTTGACGAGCTTATCCAGCGCCCAGGCTTTAAGAACGGGCTCACTGCTCAGGTCCTCGGCGACAGTGATGAGCAGGCTCGTCCCCTCGACTTGGCGCATGTGCGTGACTCGTCCGGCATCGTGGGCCTGGAATGTCCTAACTGCTTTCCAGCTCttgctgatgatgctgaCGGATCCATCGCTGCCACCAAGAAAGAGACTGTCGGATCCGGAGCAGATGCTGGATATTTCGTTGGCATCGAACAGGCTACGGGTTTCGTCATCGGGGAGGGAGACTTGGGAGACTTCGAAGAAGTCGAAGGACTTCCACTAGAGGGTGTCAGCAGCAGTGTTGGGCAGGTAGCGGGCAGTAGGTCTCGAGATTGGGTAGATGGGGCAGCCTCTGCCACGAGGGAAGCAAAAGACACGTACCGAAATTGCCATGTCGACGCATCAGATGATTGAGTGCCGATAAAATGGAGAGTTGAGGTTGGTGGGTTGTCTTCGCGATGACGATTGAGGGTGGGACAGCTCGGGACAGCTCTGCTGGCTGGGGCGACTTCAGTCAACCACCAAGCACCGCCACACCTCTGGAGTGGCTGACCGAGGTTAGTAGTTATGTCACCACACGTCACtgcccgacgccgccagcgGTTCAACATCAATATCAATCAATTCTTTACGATGCGCTTTGCCTGCACTTTTGCCCACTACTAGTCAATTCCGACCCAGACTAGCTGTGGTCCTGGGTATCTCGTATGCTACTCCTATCCGCCATTATTCATCCAGCCAATCCCTAGTCCCAAGCTCCAAAGCAAAGTGTACCAGCCCAAAAGCCAAATTTCCCACAAGCCAACACGCACAACGCCTAGTCATTCATTTACTCATGATAGCAACCACCCAGCTTACTCTGCCTTCGGTCCAGTAGCCGCACCGTCGTCCTTGGGGGTTTGCTGCTCCGGCTCCTCCCTCGGACTGGCCAACGGGCTAGTTACACCCGCAATACTTCCGCTAATGCTATCCGGCCGTCCAAGACTCAAGGGGCCGCTCCGAACACTCGCTCCGTCGCCTTGCTTGGCAAGAATGCTGTTCCTCTCACTGGTGATGGCTGGAGCCACGCCCGTAGATGAGTAGA from Metarhizium brunneum chromosome 2, complete sequence includes these protein-coding regions:
- the VPS11 gene encoding Vacuolar protein sorting-associated protein 11 is translated as MAISWKSFDFFEVSQVSLPDDETRSLFDANEISSICSGSDSLFLGGSDGSVSIISKSWKAVRTFQAHDAGRVTHMRQVEGTSLLITVAEDLSSEPVLKAWALDKLVKKTNMPTCLSTLTINNGRRQFPISAFAASDDLSQIAVGFGNGAVTVIRGDLIHDLGTKQRIVFESEEPVTGVQLATDEKLTTLFISTTTRIVKLGLSRKGQGLPPKTVEDSGCAWGCMTLDKETGDVVVARDDAIYTYSLDGRGPPKAYEAPKTLIAMYENYVALKCLPTGVNGRDPDSMRRRFGGGGNDDLFNATMFVLLEPDLRVIAHSETIMSPVRFIFDVWGDLYTMSEEGKIYRYHEKPLQQRLEMLYQRNMFPLAIELAQGSGMDSQQQSIIYRKFGDHLYQKADYDGAMMQYIRAIDTTEPSQVIRKFLDTQRIHNLIQYLEQLHEHRKATADHTTLLLNCYAKLKDIAKLEKFIRSPGDLKFDLDTAIVMCRQGGYYEQAAYLAKRHGETELVADILIEDSKSYGEALGYIWRQDPEVAYPCMQKYARVLIENCPKEATKLFIDYYTGKYRPRKSTVAIPGETSSTGGLTSGTSSAVQNLTNYLPFPYMGTSSGPTATPGTPSNIKQPASNGTLELGEDDHPPPKYTVPAPRTAFSSFIDHPDEFITFLEACLEEGDLKVSDRTDLYTTLFEMYLYKASEKKGHHREEWEGKAKKLIEGEHVPMESSNVLLLSDLSNFRDGTVLVKEQAGLLFDIFRSYTSAKDTRGAIKALRKYGPEEPQLYPAALAYLTSDPKVLEEAGPDELANVLSKIDKDGLMAPLQVVQTLVGQSSAGGVATMGMIKPYLHDTITRERKEIQDNRRQIDTLRVDTEKRRAEIADLGSKPAVFQATRCSDCGQGLDLPAVHFLCKHSFHQRCLRGGEGDEVECPQCAGGNDLIRKMRQEQRKAAEKHDLFKIELEGSEDRFGTVARWFGRGVMDGQNKDDDI